A region of Centropristis striata isolate RG_2023a ecotype Rhode Island chromosome 17, C.striata_1.0, whole genome shotgun sequence DNA encodes the following proteins:
- the LOC131989665 gene encoding uncharacterized protein LOC131989665 produces the protein MTLASVCGLLLLCVHFYFVDADNIFDGSSSHFVQRRDTNTKRNYTDGIGTVFTVSPTWYLSVGDTVVINCTTHNEIGNYSDKMDLQLTWTKMSPGERTKKVLVSQRAFKKISYVLGPVTHEHQGVYTCNGDGSFPNVYVHDWHQMIWVADASPRASIDVISHNRSQFFYNETFTVSCQLPDDNTQWKMMRHINWLGDLTECPNQVSSGRRLSCTVRSGHPWSDQLFWCENPAGERSNVLNVTTTLAKAALEIPPLPVLEGEDVTLRCLLRDRTTKEISSNHRALFYKNGRVNWHEQKDLQTLTAVTKADEGLYKCRHKEGESRDSWLTVKARPEADQDEKSDDVIKTA, from the exons ATGACACTTGCTTCAGTCTGCGGACTTCTCT TGCTGTGTGTCCACTTCTACTTTGTGGATGCAGACAATATTTTCGATGGCTCTTCGTCCCATT TCGTACAGCGTCGGGACACCAACACCAAGAGGAATTATACTGATGGCATTGGAACGGTGTTCACGGTCTCCCCGACCTGGTACCTCAGTGTGGGCGACACCGTAGTCATCAACTGCACCACACACAATGAAATAGGGAACTACAGCGACAAGATGGACCTGCAGCTGACCTGGACCAAGATGAGCCCTGGAGAGAGGACCAAGAAG GTCCTGGTGAGCCAGCGAGCCTTCAAAAAAATCTCCTATGTGCTTGGTCCTGTTACCCATGAGCACCAGGGTGTCTACACCTGCAACGGCGACGGCAGCTTTCCGAATGTTTATGTTCATGACTGGCACCAAATGATCTGGGTGGCTG ATGCTTCTCCGAGAGCCTCCATAGATGTGATCAGCCATAACCGGAGCCAGTTCTTCTACAATGAGACGTTCACTGTGAGCTGCCAGTTGCCCGACGACAACACCCAATGGAAGATGATGAG ACATATCAACTGGTTAGGAGATCTCACGGAGTGTCCCAACCAAGTGTCTTCCGGACGCCGCCTGTCCTGTACCGTACGCTCCGGTCACCCCTGGTCGGATCAGTTGTTCTGGTGTGAGAATCcagcaggagagaggagcaACGTCCTCAACGTCACCACCA CTTTAGCGAAGGCAGCTCTGGAGATTCCCCCACTTCCTGTGTTGGAGGGCGAGGACGTGACGCTGCGCTGTTTACTCAGAGACAGAACCACCAAGGAAATCAGCTCCAACCACAGGGCCTTATTTTACAAGAACGGCCGTGTGAACTG GCATGAACAGAAAGACCTCCAAACTCTGACAGCAGTGACCAAGGCTGACGAGGGACTCTACAAATGTCGCCATAAAGAGGGAGAATCTCGGGACAGTTGGCTCACTGTTAAAG CTCGGCCAGAGGCAGACCAGGACGAGAAGAGTGACGATGTCATCAAGACGGCGTAG
- the gprin3a gene encoding G protein-regulated inducer of neurite outgrowth 1, which produces MASPNSKTSMGSKDSLDSKSGSASKTSLGSKDSLDTKPSPNCKSRTGSRDSLNSKTATENKASKTSPNFKIHVDSKSSMGSKDDLDPLTLTPSDSKTSFNHKTSPSSKPGSELNLSSDVLSSSKPGPTHFTSKPSLVLTGLVSPMSSRTGLSGPKDSNPKAPSSSAKPSPDPKVASDSSKPGPIRSSSKSAIADLSTSSLLSPRPSSASRSPGSAPRKTLGSSSAGPNRGAPRSPGAAPGLLTPLATSSPKTRTTLSLTMIQGPTPEPTAVTSLTRGLTFDTINRTSAKTGAAEAEEHLKPTETKVGAAVGLVVSQGAMQGVDVTDNAGSTGDKRILGTPLSKPTHLGDTNAIPASSNMLSSRATGVENKKEEKRKQERSKQKDVRGSSSSLSPSSSLHPLSTHPARSKTVRETATMTDPTEILHLQGGERREVGIQVEGVEHLASTSSSLQTGVPSSSLIGSPNCSSGALTSPTAPSLCCVPAGQPPFQHVCKIDIELRSQSVIPSVVTDRASSLPACLRTYSFQQSPALTSELQLGQKQDVSAESIWEDDEEGREGVAREQKEKEEGVEGEDRKETEKPQEVAWDKQGRTWEVYGASVDLESLGTAIQSHLESKIREQEKHIRTLRKSVCSDSSLKGYKMKKRKKRRGGILGCCRKAPAVAD; this is translated from the exons ATGGCCAGTCCTAATTCTAAAACCTCAATGGGGTCCAAAGACAGCCTGGATTCTAAAAGTGGTTCTGCTTCCAAAACCAGTTTAGGATCAAAGGACAGCCTAGACACCAAACCCAGTCCTAATTGTAAGTCCAGGACGGGGTCCAGAGATAGCCTTAATTCTAAAACTGcaacagaaaacaaagcaaGCAAAACCAGCCCCAATTTTAAGATACATGTGGATTCTAAATCTAGTATGGGGTCAAAGGATGACCTAGATCCTTTAACTCTGACTCCTTCAGACTCTAAAACCAGTTTCAATCACAAAACCAGCCCAAGTTCTAAACCAGGCTCTGAGTTGAATCTCAGCTCTGATGTTCTCTCCAGTTCTAAACCTGGTCCAACGCATTTCACCTCTAAACCTTCTCTGGTGCTCACTGGATTGGTCTCTCCCATGTCCTCTCGAACTGGTCTGTCTGGGCCCAAAGACAGCAACCCCAAGGCCCCAAGCTCCAGTGCCAAGCCCAGTCCAGACCCTAAAGTTGCTTCAGATTCTTCTAAGCCTGGACCAATTCGATCTAGCTCAAAGTCAGCTATCGCAGACTTGTCTACCTCCTCACTGCTCTCTCCGAGACCAAGTTCAGCAAGTAGGAGTCCTGGGTCTGCTCCTCGCAAAACTCTTGGTTCTAGTTCGGCTGGACCAAACAGGGGGGCCCCGAGAAGTCCTGGTGCTGCTCCAG GCCTGCTGACTCCTCTGGCCACCTCCAGCCCAAAAACCAGAACAACTCTTTCCTTGACAATGATCCAAGGACCCACACCAGAGCCTACCGCAGTTACCAGTCTAACGCGGGGTCTCACTTTTGACACGATCAACAGGACGTCGGCAAAAACAGGTGCTGCCGAAGCAGAAGAACATTTAAAACCGACAGAGACCAAAGTGGGAGCTGCAGTAGGACTGGTGGTGTCCCAGGGGGCAATGCAAGGGGTAGATGTGACTGACAATGCAGGGTCGACAGGAGATAAGAGGATACTAGGCACGCCGCTGAGCAAACCAACTCACCTGGGAGACACAAATGCCATCCCCGCTAGTAGCAACATGCTGTCATCAAGGGCAACAGGTGTGGAGAATAAaaaggaagagaagagaaaacaggAGAGGAGTAAGCAAAAAGATGTTCGAGGgagttcttcttctctctctccttcatctTCCCTCCATCCTCTTTCCACTCATCCAGCGAGATCCAAGACGGTTAGGGAGACAGCTACCATGACCGACCCGACTGAGATCCTTCATCTGCAGGGAGGAGAGCGAAGAGAGGTGGGCATCCAAGTGGAGGGGGTCGAACACTTGGCGTCCACCAGCTCCAGCCTGCAGACGGGAGTTCCATCTTCATCCCTGATTGGCTCCCCAAACTGTTCATCAGGAGCATTGACCTCACCGACAGCCCCGTCACTGTGCTGCGTCCCCGCCGGGCAGCCACCTTTCCAGCACGTCTGCAAGATCGACATCGAGTTGCGCAGCCAATCGGTGATTCCCTCTGTTGTGACTGACCGGGCTAGTTCCCTCCCTGCCTGTCTACGTACGTACAGCTTCCAGCAGAGCCCCGCCCTCACTTCGGAGCTACAActtggacaaaaacaagacgTGAGTGCTGAGAGCATCTGGGAGGATGacgaggaaggaagggagggggTAGCAAGGGAGCAAAAGGAGAAGGAAGAGGGTGTGGAAGGAGAGGATAGGAAAGAGACGGAGAAGCCACAGGAAGTAGCATGGGACAAACAGGGGAGGACGTGGGAAGTGTACGGCGCCTCGGTGGACCTGGAGTCCCTAGGCACGGCGATTCAGTCCCACCTGGAGTCAAAGATACGGGAGCAGGAGAAACACATCCGGACTCTGAGGAAGTCTGTCTGCTCCGACAGCAGCCTCAAAGGGTACaagatgaagaagaggaagaagaggagaggagggattCTGGGATGCTGCAGGAAGGCGCCTGCTGTGGCCGACTGA